ggcggggccgacCGCGGGCGGAGGGCTCCCTCTCGAGGCCCCCGGCCAGCACTGCCCGCACCCACCGCGGGGCCGGCACCGAGCCCCGGGGGCCCCCACCGTCGGGGCGCCGGGGGCGAGCACCGGCAGCgagcccccggggctgcggggagccggCAGCGAGCGGCGGGGCTGGGCCTGCCGCAGGCCAGCAGCGGGGTCACCGGTGAATTAGCAGCGCGGTACCGCTCCGGGTGACACCGCGGGCAGGGGACGTGTCCTCCACCTTGGCCACCAAAGGCCCCCAAAGGATGCTGCCACGAGCACGCGGTCTGCGGTGGGCACGGCCGGTGGGACCGCTGCTAATGAGCTCCTCTCGTTAACCAGGGGGCTTCCTGTGCTGCCAACACCGCCACCAAGGCACAGAGTGTCCCAGCAGCCCCCATGCGTCGTGTTGGCACCCCGTGCATTGTGTTGGTGCCCCACATGCCGTGTTGGTGCCCCGTGACAATCCTCGTCctgccccccccggtgccaaGCAGCTCCTCGCCACTCACAGCCCCAAGCAGCCGTGCTCCCGGGGTCTGACCCCCGTGCCCTCGGGACACGGACCCTGCGGCACGGCCTCCCCAGGCAGcgggggggcagctggggatCTGCGGCCAGGCCTGCGCTGGGGGCTGCTCAGCTCCAGGATGTCACCCGTGCCTGGCGGTGGCCCAGGACAGGAGCAGGCGGTGGCAGCGGACGCGGCGCTGCGGGGAGCCCAAGGTGCGAGGAGAGGGCCGGGACACGTGGCCGGGACACTGCGAGGCACGGGGCGGCCGAACAGCGGCAGTGACACTGCGGGGACAGCAGCACCCGGcggccccgggacccccggTGTCACCTCCCTGGGGCTCGCTGCCCCCTGCCCGGtgccggccgccccccgccgggcgctctccgtgtccccccccccgggccgctCGCTCCCGCCCCGCGGCTCCCGCCCGAAccgcggcgcggcggcggcggcagccaATGGAGAGCGGGGGCTGTGTCCTCCGCCGCGCGCGGGGCCAATAGGGAGCTGGGGGCGTGCCCTGGGCGGGGCGCGGAGCCAatggcggcgcggggcggggcggggcggcgcggggcggggcggggcgatGCTGCCGCCGGCGGGGGTGCGGGAGCGCGTCCGGGCCGTGCACGgcggcgcggcgctgcccgAGCTGCTGCGGCGCTACGACGGCTGGGCCGGCCGCTACGAGCAGGTGCGGGGCCGGGAcccgccgggaccccccggcaccgggaccggcaccgggatcggcaccgggaccggcaccgggccccccccggcgGCAGCGAGCTCTCCcggcgccccgccgcccgccccgctgACCGCCCCGTCCCGCAGGATGTGGCCGCACTGGAGTACCGGGCGCCGCACCTGGCCGCCGCCTCGCTCGCCTTCGCCTtccccgcgccgcccgccggGGCGCGGGTGCTGGACGTGGGCTGCGGCACCGGGCTCGTAGCGCGGGAGGtacgggacgggacgggaggAGCGGGGGTCCCGGAGGCCGCACGGTAACGGCGCCGCCCgcccatccctgcagctgcagcgcCGCGGGTTCGGCTGCCTGCACGGCGTGGACGGCAGCGCGGGGATGCTGGAGCGGGCGCGGGGCACGGGGCTGTACCGGCAGCTGCAGCGCTGCGTGCTGGGCCGGGAGCCGCTGCCCGGGCCCGCAGGTAACggccggcaccgggggggggcggcgggggccggcggGGGTCCCCGCGGGGCCGGTGACACGGGGCCCCCACAGAGCACTACGACGCAGTGACGGTGGTGGGGGCTCTCGGCGAGGGGCAGGTGCCCTGCTCGGCGCTGCCGGAGCTGCTGCGTGTCACCAAGCCAGGTGAGGTGGCCCCGTGGGACGTGGTCCCCGTGGGACGGGTCCCCAGCCCGACCCCCGGTCTGGGTGCGGGTACGGGCAGGCCGGGACGTGGCCTCATCCCCACGGGCACGG
This DNA window, taken from Anas acuta chromosome 19, bAnaAcu1.1, whole genome shotgun sequence, encodes the following:
- the METTL27 gene encoding methyltransferase-like protein 27 — its product is MLPPAGVRERVRAVHGGAALPELLRRYDGWAGRYEQDVAALEYRAPHLAAASLAFAFPAPPAGARVLDVGCGTGLVARELQRRGFGCLHGVDGSAGMLERARGTGLYRQLQRCVLGREPLPGPAEHYDAVTVVGALGEGQVPCSALPELLRVTKPGGFLCLTTRSNPSNLRYKAELEAALQRLEQQGAWQKVLAQEVERWERATEEEESVQGTGYISGVVYIYRKCPVPPLEEG